One window of Pelobates fuscus isolate aPelFus1 chromosome 9, aPelFus1.pri, whole genome shotgun sequence genomic DNA carries:
- the LSM2 gene encoding U6 snRNA-associated Sm-like protein LSm2, whose product MLFYSFFKSLVGKDVVVELKNDLSICGTLHSVDQYLNIKLTDISVTDPEKYPHMLSVKNCFIRGSVVRYVQLPADEVDTQLLQDAARKEAVQQKQ is encoded by the exons ATG TTGTTCTATTCATTTTTCAAGTCTCTCGTGGGGAAGGATGTAGTGGTAGAGTTAAAGAACGATTTGAG TATCTGTGGAACTCTGCATTCAGTTGATCAG TATCTGAATATTAAGCTGACAGACATTAGTGTGACTGATCCAGAGAAATACCCTCATATG TTGTCAGTAAAGAACTGCTTCATCAGGGGCTCTGTGGTACGGTACGTCCAGCTTCCTGCGGATGAAGTGGATACTCAGCTACTCCAGGATGCTGCTCGGAAGGAAGCTGTGCAGCAGAAGCAGTGA